ACGCCGCCCGGGACCACCGCGACCAGCCCGTTGTCGCCGAAATCGACGTCCGGGGCGCCGTCGCCCTCCAGCAGAGCGAACCGGTGCCCCCTGACCTCCGCCGTGCCGCCGGCCCCGAGGGGCAGCACGTACTCCGCCCGCGTCTTGGCGAGGACGGCGGCGGCGTAACCCGGAGGCATCGGAGCCTCGCGCAGCAGCAGGGCCGCGGTGCCGATCGCGACGCCGAGCACCGCCGGCGGTCCGGCCGCCGGGGGCTGGACGCCCGCCCGCCGCACGACGGCGGCGGCGGCGGACACGGCCAGCGCGAGCCGTGCCGCGCCATGCGCCGCGGCGACCTCCCGCTCCCCCGTGATCGCGGTGTCCACCGCGAGGAGAGCGGCCACGCGCGGGTGCGCGGCCAGCCGGCGGGCCAGCGCGGCGACGAGCGGCACCGCGCCCGGCCGGATCCTCTCCAGGAGGGCCGCTCCGCGGACCGCGTCGCTCGTCCCTTCCGTGACGCCGATGCCGAAACCGCCGTTCAGGGGCTTCCCGAGGAGGCCGGACAGGTCCGGGACTCCGGCGAGGTCCAGCTCCGGCACGGTCAGCTCCAGCGCGCCGAGCAGGCGTTCGACCAGCAACGGCGGCAGCTCGCCGAGCGCCTCCAGGGCCGGCGACCCGTCCGGCCCGGGCTGGACGCGCATGTGCGAGCCGGCCGCGGGACGAGGCCCGGGAGCCGATCGGCGACGCGGCTCCGCGCCGTCGGCGACGACCCGCAGCCGGCCGAGCGCGGCGGCCGGTGTCTCCGGAATCCGACCGGCGATCAGCGGTATGGCCGCGGCGATCGGCCCGGCCGCTTCGTCGACTAACACGTCTGAGATCTCCACCACGACACCTCCGGCTGCGACCGCGTACAAGATGGCAGAACACTAGGCCCCGCCGCTGACACTGACGCCTGCGGCCGGTACGCGGTCGCCCGTGTGAGCGACTCGTGGCGGCCCCCCGGGCTCAGGCGGGGAGCGCGGCGGCGAGGCGTTTGGGGGCTGACAGCCGCCAGGCTTCGGTGACCAGTTCGCGCAGTTCCTCGGGCTCGACGGTGGCGAGCTTGATCTCCACCCACGCGAAGCGCCCACTCGCCCACGATGGAGCGAAGGTGCCCGGGTCTTCGGCGATGAGGGCGGCCTGCTCCTCCCGAGTGGCCTTGAGCAGGACGAAGCCCTCGCTCTCGTTGAGGTAGCAGAAGCCCTTGCCGCGAACCCGGAAGCCGGTCAGATCCGAGAACGCCTCGCGCTCGGTGACCTCCGGCAAGGCGAGCACCGTGCGCAGGAACTCCTCAGGACGCATGCCCGAAGATGTACCAGCCGGGTAGGACGATTCATCCCCGGAGCCTCATCGAAGAGGCTCGTAAACCGAGTCGACGGCGGCCTGGCCGGTGTAGTTCGGGCCGGCTTGATCGTCGGCTCCGAGATAGCGGTAGGGGAACCGCACCTGCCCGTACCCGTGGCGGGAGACGCGGCGGCGGACGGAGTCGTAGGCGAACCCCTGCGCGCGCAACTGCGCCGTGAGGCGACGGCCGGCGGAGGTGCCGTCCTCGCGGCGGACCGAGCGGGCGTCGAAGTTGGCGACGAACCTGCCTTGGTCGGTGAGCCATGACGCGATACGGCGCAGGACGCCGAGCTTGTCGCCCACGTAGTGCAGCCCGTGCACGCACGTGATCAGGTCGAAGCGGCCGTCGGGGACCCATTCGACCACCGAGCCGCCGACCAGGCGCAGCATCGCGGGGAAGGGGCCCGGGACGAAATGGTCGACGAGGTCGAGACCGATGATCTCGACCTGTCCGGCCAGACCGCGATCGGCCAGAAGCGCGGCCGCCTCGGCGGGCGCCCGTCCGCTCCCGCAGCACAGGTCCAGCCACCGCACGGGCGGCGAGGTCCTGGCGCGGGCGCTGATCTCGGCCATGACGTCGATGCCGAGTTCTCTGCCGTAACCGTTGGTGCCGCTGAGCGACCGCTCGCGGTTCATCGTGCAGTTCGCCACGACCGACGACCTCGCCAGTTCGCCATCATCGAGCAGCCGCGTCACACCGGCATTGTGACCTACCGGCACCCGTCCCGCCCTGGTGGGGCCTTGCCGCCGCGGACGCCCGGAGCGGCGGCGAAGCCGCGCTCGACCACGACGCCTCCCGGGCGGACCCCCCCAGCTCGATTTGCTGTGACGGGCGTCAACCGGGATGGTCACGGCCGGGTTCTCGGGTCCTGGGTGGGGTCGGCGTACAGGGGCGGGCAGCCACGATCGATCGCACTGGTGCGTAGTTCGTAGTGCCAGGATTCGTTCCTGTAGATCTGGCACAACCCGTACTCGGCCCCGTGTTTCGATAGCCATTTCGTGGCGTCGGAGTGCCCGATGTCGACCGCCTTGCCTTTCACATGAAGTGAGGTCGACGGGGTGGCCACCCATCGGGCGGCCTCCTCCTCGGAACCGTACTTGGAGATCGCGTCTCGAAGAAGCCGATTCTGATATGCCGGGGAACGCCAGCCGCTGTTGACGTAGAACCTTGTTCCGTCGTCCGCGGCGTCCGTCGCGGCTTGGCGGAGGGCCGCGAGGAGTTGCCGATCGAGTCTGGCCACGGCGGGAAACGCGTCGTCGAAGACGGTCACACCGTCCGGGACGACGCCGTCACCTCTGCCGACCCGACCGCCGGGGCCGGAGCGAGGAGCGTTCTCGCCGGGCCCGGCGCGCTGCTCGCGGCGAGGGACGTCAGATGGTGACGCGGGGGAGGAGACCCACGACGGAGACAAGGATTGCGAGGAATTCCGCGTCCGATGGCCGAGGGCCGAGCCGATCGCCGCCATGACGACCACCAGGCCGATCGCGATAAGCCAGTAGAGCTTGCGGGGTGCTTTTCGCGGTGATGGCAGTATTGGTGACATGCCACAAGTGAAAGTGGCATGGCGTTGCCGGGGCGTATAGGTTTTTCGATATGCCGACGATATGCGCCGGGACGGTTACGCCTGGTCCGTTCGCGCCCGCTGGGGCTCGGGGGTTTCGGCGGCCCAGCTGGCGAGGAGCCGGAGCCTGTCCTCTGCGTCGCTTCCCGGTTCGGTGCCGTAGGCGACGAGGGTGAGGTCGTCGGCCGGCAGGTCGAGGGATTCGTAGGTGAGGTCGAGGACGCCCACGACGGGGTGCCGGAAGGGCTTGGTGCCGACGTGGTACTGGCGCACATCGTGGCGGGCCCAGCGGATGCGGAAGTCCTCACTGCGGGTGGACAGCTCGCCGACCAGGTCGGTGAGGGCCTTGTCGTAGGGGTCGCGGCCGGCCTGGGCTTGCAGGAGGGCGACGGTGGTGTCCGCGGCGTGTTCCCAGTCGCCCCAGAAGTCGCGCGACCGGTCGTCCAGGAAGATGAACCGGGCGTGGTTGGGGACCTTGCCGCGGGCGGCCTCGATCATGGGCGCGTACAGGGCGCGTCCGAGGGCGTTGGCGGCCAGGATGTCGCCGCGGCCGTTCATCACGATCGCGGGCGCCCCGGTCATGGAGTCCAGCAGGCGGTGCACGCTCGGCCGTACCCCGGCGGCGGGGCGGCGCCGGCGGCGCGGGACGGGGCCGGCGGCGCGAGCGAGGTCCTCCAGGTGGGTGCGGTCGTCGTCGTTCAGGCGCAGGGCGCGGGCCAGGGCGTCCAGCACCTGGTCGGAGACTCCTGACAGGTCGCCGCGTTCCAGGCGGGAGTAGTACTCGACGCTGACCCCGGCGAGCTGGGCGACCTCGGTGCGCCGCAGCCCGGGGACGCGGCGGGTGCCGTAGGAGGGCAGCCCCGCGTCCGCCGGTGTGATCTTGGCCCGGCGCGAGGTCAGGAACTCACGGATCTGGCTGCGGTTGTCCACGCTCTCCAGGCTAGGCGGCCCCGCTCGGAGGAGGGGTGCCCTGCCGGTACACCTGTCACCAGTGCCTTCCAGCCCGGCTGGCCAGCCCTTTTCATGGGTACTGGCCACCTCGCCGACGCGGTCCCGGATCGCCGGGTGCCCAGGCCCGGCCGAGGCCCCATGGCAGATCCGGATTGCACGGACAACGAAGGAGCAAAGGAACCCATGCGTGGTGTAGTGATGCACGCCCCGGGCGACGTGCGAGTCGAGGACCGGGAGGACCCGCGGATCACCAAGCCGACCGACGCCGTCATCAAGGTGGAGGCCGCCTGCGTGTGCGGGTCGGACCTGTGGCCCTACCGCGGCGCCGACCAGGTGAGCGACCAGCCGATGGGGCACGAGTACGTCGGGGTGGTCGAGCAGACCGGCGCGGACGTGCGGAACGTCAGGGTCGGGGACTTCGTCGTCGGGTCGTTCTTCGCCTCCGACAACACCTGCGAGATCTGCCGGGCCGGCTACCAGTCCCGGTGCGTGAACGCCGAGCCCGTGGGCGGCACCCAGGCGCAGTACGCTCGGGTCCCCCTGGCCGACGGCACGCTGGTCGCCGTCCCCGGAACCCCTGACGCGGACCTGGTCCCCTCGCTCCTGGCCGCCTCGGACGTCCTCGGCACCGGCTGGTTCGCCGCGGTCGCCGCCGAAGCCGGTCCCGGCAAGACCGTCGCGGTCGTCGGCGACGGCGCGGTCGGCCTGCTCGGCGTCCTCGCCGCCCGGCAGCTGGGGGCCGAGAGGATCGTGGTGTTCAGCCGGCACGTCGACCGGCAGAGGCTCGCCGCCGAGTTCGGCGCCACCGACGTCATCGCCGAACGCGGCGACGAGGGCGTCAAGGTGCTGAAGGACCTCACCGGCGGGCTGGGCGCCCACTCGACCATCGAGGCGGTCGGCACCCAGCAGTCGATGATGCAGGCCGTCCGCGCCACGCGGCCCGGCGGGCACGTCGGCTACGTCGGCGTCACCCACGGCGTGGCCATCCCCGGCGAGGAGCTGTTCTTCTCCGGCGTCCACCTGCACGGCGGGCCGGCTCCCGTCCGCCGGTTCCTGCCCGAGCTCGTCCAGCTCATCCTGGACCGGCGGATCGACCCCGGCCGCGTGTTCGACCTCGACCTCCCCTTGGAGGACGCCGCCGAGGGCTACCGGGCCATGGACGAACGCCGTGCCATCAAGACCCTGCTGCGCCCCTGACCCGGCCGCCGTGCATCGAGACCGTGAGACCCCGCAGAGCGCCATGTGAGAGCGATGGCCCAGCCCGGTGGGCTGGGCCATCGCCGGCGGGGTGCGTCGGCACCCCTCTCCGTCGAGCAGGCGAGCGGTGATCATTTCCGGGCGGGACCTGGTGTCGGGCTCGATCACGGGCCGTCCGCTAGAGCAGGTCGGCCACCGCCGCGTGCAGGGCGAGGAGGGCGGGGATCTGTTCGGACGGGCGTCGGCCCATGCCGCATTCGGTGGCGATGCCGAACCTCTTCACCGTCCCGCGCGCCGCGTCGATCCTCGCGCGGGCGCCTTCGAGTCCGTCCGTGGCGTGGACGAGCCCGAGGAACAGAGTGGTCTCCGCCGGTAGCGACAGGGCCGACAGCGGCGCGAAGTACGCCTCGTCGGCACGGTCGCGCGGCACGGGCATGTGCACCCAGTCCAGGAGCCGCCCGATGCCCTCGGCGATGCCCCCGGCGACGGCGGCGAGTGTGGACGTGTCGGCGGGCTCGACGAAATGCGTGTGCTCGAAGTCGCCGTAGCAGAGGTGGTATCCCAGCTCGACCTCCTCCGGTACCGCGTTGCCGAGCCGGACCAGGCGCTTCACGGTCTCGGCCAGGCGGGTCGGATGGTCGGTGCCGTACCAGGCCGGGTAGACCTCCTCGAAGACGGCGAACTCGACGGCGGTGTCCCACTGGACGGCCAGGTCCTCGGGCGGGATCACCGCCAGGATCTCCTCCAGCTCGGCCAGTAGCCGGGCCTCGTAGGCGGCCTCGAGCTCCGCGTGGTGCTCCGCGACGAACGCGGCGACCACGGCGACCGGTGTCGGCAGGCTGACCTGGAACCGCACGTCCGGCGGGATGACTCCCTCCGCGCGCAGGCGGGTGAACACCTGCCACGAGTCGAGTGCGGCCGCCGAGTACCCGAGCGGCTCGAACGTCACCGACGCCGGGTCGACGCCGGGCTTCGGCCGCACCCGCATCGTGGGCCCGTACTCCCGGCCGGGCGGCGGCACCGTTTCGAGGTCCGGGTGCGCGGAGAGTTTCGGCAACTGCCAGACGACCCAGTTGCCCCGCTCACCCGGCTCGCCGTCCGGGATCCGCCGGACCCGGCCGTTGAGCGCGGTCGCGGCCGCGCGGAACACGGTCTCGGAATCGGCGAGCGGCACGCTTCCGCACAGGTGCACAGTCGGTTTCACGGAGGTCACTCCAGGCTCTGCAAGGTCGATGGGGGGGGAGTCGTCGGAACTCATCGCGCTGGCCGACGGGTGAGGGTGTGGGCGTCCACCGAGCTCCGAAAGGACATGGGGCGGCGGGCAGGCCGGAAGCTCCAGCTGACGACCTGCCTGATGTAGGGCGTTCCGCGGTGCAACTGAGGGGTCAGGGACCCTCGGCGCCGAGCCTGATGGGGAGCGAAAGCGGGCCGACGGTGAAGAAGGACGGCGAGTAGGGAATGTCGTCCGGGTCGATCGCGAGGGTGAGGCCGGGCAGCCGCCGGTACAGCGATGCGAGCGCGAGCCTGCTCTCCAGGCGGGCCAGCGGGGCGCCGATGCAGTAGCGGGGACCATGCCCGAAGCCGATGCCGTCGCCCTGCTCGCGGGTGATGTCGAACCGGTCCGCGGTCTCTCCGTACCGCTCCGGATCGAGGCCGCTCGCCTGGTACACCACTCCGACCGCGCTGCCCTCGGGGATCACCACGTCCGCGATCGTCACGTCGGTGAGCGTGAAGCGGAAGCTGGTCATCATCACCGAGTGGCGGTACCGCAGGGTCTCCTCGACCACGTCGTCCCAGCGGTCCTCGGCCACGGCCAACGCCAACTGGTCGGGATGCGCCGACAGCGCGGCGACGGCGTGCCCCAGCAGGTGGACGGTGGTCTCGTGGCCGGCGACCAGCATCAGCCACAGCACGGCGACCAGTTCGTCGGTGGTGAGCCTGTCGTCCCGGTCCCGGGCCTGGACCAGGCCCGAGGTGAGGTCGTCACCCGGTTCGAGCCTCTTGCGTTCCGCCAGTTCGTACAGGTACGCCATGAGCGCCCGCTGGGTCTCGAACGCCTCCTCCGGAGGGGTGGTGTGCGCCAGCAGAGCGGCCGTCCACTTCCGCAGCCGTGCCCGCTCCGGCTCCGGCACGCCGAAGAGCTCGCAGATCACCGCCATCGGCAGCGCCTCGGTGAAGGCGGGCACCAGGTCGACGCCGTCGCCGGCCGCCACCACGTCGTCCAGCAGCCCGTCGATGATCTCCTGGATGCGCGGTTCCATCCCCCGCACCCGGCCGGGGGTGAACGCCCGGCCGACCAGGCCCCGCAGCCTCCGGTGGTCGTCGCCGTCCTTGGTGGACAGGTGGTCGCCCTGGACGATGGCGCGCAGCGGCCAGTCCTCGGGGATCGAACCGTCGTGCAGGGCCGGCCAGTGCTTCGGGTCGCGGGCGAAGGTCCTGTTGTCCCCGGCGAGGATCTCGCGCGCGGCCCTGTGGGTCAGCGCGAGGTAGGCCGGGACGCCGCCGGGGAACTGCACCTCGACCACGGGCGCGATTGCCCGGAGCCGGATGCAGGTGTCGAGCGGGCTCTCGTCGAGGGCGGGAAACGCGGGCAGGCTCATCGTCAACGGATTCCCCTTCGTCTCGCACCCGCCGGTGGATCTTCTTTCGGCGGCGGGACCGAGTATCACCGGGCGCGGACACACCGGCCAGATCCGCGCGCGGATCCTGCCCCGAACCAGAAGTCGGGCGTCAGGAAACAGAGGACCGGCGGGCGGCGGAAGGGACTTGACAGCGACCGTGCGGGGACGTTGGGTTACCGGGCATGTGCGGGCTCACAGCGGAGGTAGGCCCATGCGGTACCACTCCTGGACCACCGGCGACACCGACGCCTGGCGCGATCTCAGCAACAGCATCCTGCCGATGGACCACAGCTTCCGGAACCCGGGGAGCTGGCGCGCGGACCTCACCGTCCAGGAGAGCGGCAGCTACCGGCTGATGCGCTGGGACCAGCGCGGGGACCGGATCGCCGCCCGGACGCCGTCGCACGTCCGCAGGGTCCCTGGCGACGAGCACTACTGGATCGTGATGCCGCAGCAGGGCGTCTACACCGTCAGGCACGGCCAGGACGAGACTCGGACCCCGCCGGGGCGCGCCTCCGTCATGGGGATGGACGAGTCCTGCTGGCTCTCCGTCCCGCAGTCCCAGGCGTACGCGTTCCAGGTCCCGCGCTCCGAACTCGACAACCACCTCGACTCGCCGGCACCGCTGCGTCTCGTCCTGGACCTGAACACCGGTCTCGGCCGCATCCTCGGCGCCCTGATGGAAAGCACGCATGCCGAACAGGACACGCTGTCCGCCCACGAATTCCACGCGGTATGCGATCGGATGACCGAGCTGTTCTGCATGATCGCCGTCAGGGAGACGCGTCCG
The sequence above is a segment of the Actinomadura coerulea genome. Coding sequences within it:
- a CDS encoding MmcQ/YjbR family DNA-binding protein, with protein sequence MRPEEFLRTVLALPEVTEREAFSDLTGFRVRGKGFCYLNESEGFVLLKATREEQAALIAEDPGTFAPSWASGRFAWVEIKLATVEPEELRELVTEAWRLSAPKRLAAALPA
- a CDS encoding methyltransferase domain-containing protein is translated as MTRLLDDGELARSSVVANCTMNRERSLSGTNGYGRELGIDVMAEISARARTSPPVRWLDLCCGSGRAPAEAAALLADRGLAGQVEIIGLDLVDHFVPGPFPAMLRLVGGSVVEWVPDGRFDLITCVHGLHYVGDKLGVLRRIASWLTDQGRFVANFDARSVRREDGTSAGRRLTAQLRAQGFAYDSVRRRVSRHGYGQVRFPYRYLGADDQAGPNYTGQAAVDSVYEPLR
- a CDS encoding M15 family metallopeptidase, with translation MSPILPSPRKAPRKLYWLIAIGLVVVMAAIGSALGHRTRNSSQSLSPSWVSSPASPSDVPRREQRAGPGENAPRSGPGGRVGRGDGVVPDGVTVFDDAFPAVARLDRQLLAALRQAATDAADDGTRFYVNSGWRSPAYQNRLLRDAISKYGSEEEAARWVATPSTSLHVKGKAVDIGHSDATKWLSKHGAEYGLCQIYRNESWHYELRTSAIDRGCPPLYADPTQDPRTRP
- a CDS encoding helix-turn-helix domain-containing protein is translated as MDNRSQIREFLTSRRAKITPADAGLPSYGTRRVPGLRRTEVAQLAGVSVEYYSRLERGDLSGVSDQVLDALARALRLNDDDRTHLEDLARAAGPVPRRRRRPAAGVRPSVHRLLDSMTGAPAIVMNGRGDILAANALGRALYAPMIEAARGKVPNHARFIFLDDRSRDFWGDWEHAADTTVALLQAQAGRDPYDKALTDLVGELSTRSEDFRIRWARHDVRQYHVGTKPFRHPVVGVLDLTYESLDLPADDLTLVAYGTEPGSDAEDRLRLLASWAAETPEPQRARTDQA
- a CDS encoding zinc-dependent alcohol dehydrogenase family protein, encoding MRGVVMHAPGDVRVEDREDPRITKPTDAVIKVEAACVCGSDLWPYRGADQVSDQPMGHEYVGVVEQTGADVRNVRVGDFVVGSFFASDNTCEICRAGYQSRCVNAEPVGGTQAQYARVPLADGTLVAVPGTPDADLVPSLLAASDVLGTGWFAAVAAEAGPGKTVAVVGDGAVGLLGVLAARQLGAERIVVFSRHVDRQRLAAEFGATDVIAERGDEGVKVLKDLTGGLGAHSTIEAVGTQQSMMQAVRATRPGGHVGYVGVTHGVAIPGEELFFSGVHLHGGPAPVRRFLPELVQLILDRRIDPGRVFDLDLPLEDAAEGYRAMDERRAIKTLLRP
- a CDS encoding cytochrome P450 family protein — translated: MSLPAFPALDESPLDTCIRLRAIAPVVEVQFPGGVPAYLALTHRAAREILAGDNRTFARDPKHWPALHDGSIPEDWPLRAIVQGDHLSTKDGDDHRRLRGLVGRAFTPGRVRGMEPRIQEIIDGLLDDVVAAGDGVDLVPAFTEALPMAVICELFGVPEPERARLRKWTAALLAHTTPPEEAFETQRALMAYLYELAERKRLEPGDDLTSGLVQARDRDDRLTTDELVAVLWLMLVAGHETTVHLLGHAVAALSAHPDQLALAVAEDRWDDVVEETLRYRHSVMMTSFRFTLTDVTIADVVIPEGSAVGVVYQASGLDPERYGETADRFDITREQGDGIGFGHGPRYCIGAPLARLESRLALASLYRRLPGLTLAIDPDDIPYSPSFFTVGPLSLPIRLGAEGP
- a CDS encoding AraC family transcriptional regulator: MRYHSWTTGDTDAWRDLSNSILPMDHSFRNPGSWRADLTVQESGSYRLMRWDQRGDRIAARTPSHVRRVPGDEHYWIVMPQQGVYTVRHGQDETRTPPGRASVMGMDESCWLSVPQSQAYAFQVPRSELDNHLDSPAPLRLVLDLNTGLGRILGALMESTHAEQDTLSAHEFHAVCDRMTELFCMIAVRETRPPDAHLTDVARLVREYVRHNLGTGKLPLAAAARALGWSPRHLRNALHQTGTTYRDLRLEETLRGARDILQDPAQGGLSISDIASRAGLTPTWFSSAFKSRYGETPREFRRRRLAEDAARPGTTRPAS